The sequence below is a genomic window from Nicotiana tomentosiformis chromosome 6, ASM39032v3, whole genome shotgun sequence.
TTTTTTATTTGAGCACTAACAAGATTTGAGCACTAACATATTACAAGCCGTAGTGTCACTTGTGGTGACATTAGGGTTAGGTACCCCTATAGACAGGCACTCAGTGTTAACTGGAGTGTCACATACAATATTTTGATTGCCTAGAATTCTAAGCATATTACAAACTATAGTAGGTAGTTGTTTTGAAAAGGTGCATTGTTGCATCACAAAAATTGGCGGTTCAGCAAAAAGCTTTGTTCTTCCGGATTTATATTGCTTGTTTTCTTGGTTTTTGGCATCCTTAGCTAGTGCATCAGCTACTGCATTTCCTTGTCGGAAATTATGACGAAGAAGAAGGACCTTCTCCTGGTGCGGAATGATCCTATCGTGAAAATCAACCGTATCCATTTAGTCATGACCAGTGGCGGATCTAGAGTGTTGTTACTGGGTTTCGAGAACCCAATAACTTTTGCATAGACGCTgtatttttattaaacaattcaCTAAATACTTATAAATATCTAATTGTGAACCtagttattattgtatattaatttaaaattgcgGTAGGAACCTATAAATTTCAAATTCTGAATCCGCCTCTGGCCATGACAGTATTTGCAAACATTGAAATACTGAATTCATTATTTTGCATACAAATGGATTAAGTACTTGGAAAACATTTGAGTTGAAGTCGCATTTAAACTTAAATTTTTTCTAAATTTGTGAAGTTTGATAAATTGTGAGTGAGATTTTGCTAATTTAAAACACAACACTTGAAATACACCTTCAACCTAATATtctaatatttataaaaataaagaagaagaaaaagaaataaggaagacATAATCAGAAAATAGCTTTGGATTAGCTACTATTACTCAAAATGTCGTTCTTATTTTACAAAAGATACAGATTGAAGTGACAAAAGCACcatccaaaagaagaaaaaagaagaacgacatgcatgatatatatatagGAATGATAGACGAACGGAaaagaatataaaataattaatagaaAAAATGTCATAAGTAATGAATATCAGTATCTGTATCTGTAGGAAAAGAATTGTTTTTATTGCCTCAACTATGTAGAATTTATATAATACATTCACAAGGTTTCAATCTAAATAGATAAGTACAACAGAGATATTCACAAGAGTTTGAGTGTGACTATAACTAGAACTCTAGCTAATGTAACTTAAAGTATATGGATCATGTTGATGAGAATGATCTATTAGGATTTGGATTACCCTTATCATGCCCCGCAAGATGGGCTCGATGGAAAGAAGACCAATCTTGTTGACTTGTTGGAAGAATTGCCGCTTAGGAAGAGCCTTTATCAGTGGATCAGCTACCTGTTCACCTGTTGGGATGTGTTTCACCACGATTTCTCCCTTGGAAACTTGACCGCGCACAAAATAAAAATCAATAGCCACATGCTTCATCCTACTGTGGAAAACAAGATTTTTACAAAGATAAGTGGCACCAATATTGTCGCAATATACAACTGGTAACTTGAGCTGGATCAAAGAAAGTTCATGAAGAAGATTAGATAGCCAATTTATTTCTGCAATTGTTATTGCCACTGCTTTATATTCTGATTTAGTGGATAATCTAGCAACTGTGCGTTGCTTTTTGGAAGACGAACTAATCGGATTAGAGCCAAGAAAAATTAAGTAGGCTATTGTGGACATGCGATCGTCATGGCTGCCAGTCCAGTCAGCATCTGAGAATGATGTTAGCGATAGAGACGAAGACTTGTTGAAGTGTAAGCCATAGGTAATAATGTGCTTGAGGTATTTAAGAAGCCTTTTGACAGCTTGCCAATGTGTAACTGTTGGAGAATGCATGAATTGAGCTAATTTGTTAGTTGCAAAGCAGATATCTGAACCAGTGAGTGACAAGTACTGTAAGGTACCAATAGCTCTTCGATATTCTTTGGCATCTGTTGGAGCGGAGCCATCATTGAGAGACAAAGCTGATGAGGAAGACAGTGGAGTGGACACCCCTTTAGCATCTAACATGTTGTGGCGTTCCAGTATATCAAAAATATACTTGTGTTGTGTAAGAATTAAACCACCATTGTAGGGAGTAACCTCTACTCCAAGGAAATAGTGGAGGCTGCCAAGATCTTTAAGAGAGAATAGAGATGCCAACTTCGATATGATAGACTGGACATTATACTGTGAGTTACCTGTGATAATAATATCGTCTACAATACACTAGAAAAAAGATATGAGAATTACCACAATGATAGGTGAACAGTGAAGTATCTGAGTGAGCATTATTAAAACCACTTGACAACAAGTAAGAACGAAGCTCCATGTACCAAGCACGGGGAGCTTGATGTAGACCATATATAGCTTTCTTCAAGAGGCATACATGATCTAGAAAGCGATGAACCACAAAGCCTTGGGGTTGTTTCATAAAAGTAGTGTCATGCAAAGAGCCTTGTAGAAAGGCATTATTGACATCCAACTGATGGATAGGCCAACCTAAGGTGACAGCAACAGAGATAATGACACGGATTGTTGTGTGCTTAGCTACGGGGCTGAATATGGAGTTGAAGTCAAGGCCTAATCGTTATGTATATCCTTTGGCGACAAGTCGAGATTTATAGCATTCTACTGTGCCATCAGGATTGTGTTTTATTTTGAATATGCATTTGCATCCTATGGCATTATGATGAGAATAAGGTGGTACCAAGGACCATGTTTGATTGCGTTGCAGAGCATCAAATTCTGCTAGCATTGCAGAACGCCATTGAGGATGTCAACTAGCTTGACGATATGTACTGGGTGCTAACGGAAGATGGGATTAGTATGTTGTTTCCAAATAATCAAACATctctttttgtttgaaaatattgtTCATTGATCATGTCACTGGTCGATTGAGTGATGAAGCAGGCTGGTTAGACAGCAAAGTCTGAGATGCGGGTACTAGAAGAGGAAAGGTTTGTGATTGGGTTGAGTATTCAGGTCGAGAAGCTTCAGTTCCAGTAACGTTGACTGTAGAAGTAGGAATAAGATGAATAGGAAGTGGAGCAGATAATGGTGAAGAAGTTACCTGTGATGGTGAGACGACGAGCTCGAAGCTGGCCAAGGCAGAGTTATAGGGAACTCTATTTGCAGGAACTGTTGGTATGTCATCAGGGAAGAAACTTGTGGAAGGAGTTGTTACTTCTCGTGTGGTTGGAGAAGATTCAGTGGTATGGATTAGCCAAGACTCCAGTTTAGCGGAATTGACACGAGGAAGAGTGTTCTGGTAGTTCGTAAAAGGGAACACATAATCTACAAAAATGACATGCCGAAAAGAGTAAAATTTCTGATTTTTAGGATTGTAACAGATGTAACTACTGGACATTTTTGCATACCACATAAAGAAACATGGATCTGATTTGTTTTCTAATTTGTGGTTTGTGTATGACTTGAGCCATGGATAGCACAAACAGCCGAAGACACGTAGTTTTAAGTAGTTTAGAGCAATGTGAAATAGCGCTTCACAGGGAGATTAATTTTTGAGAGTGGGTGAGGGTATTCGATTGATCAAGTATATGGTTTCCTGACATGCCAAGGACCAAAAATGAAGTGGAATAGAAGCGTGGTGTAGTAATGTAAGTGTCGTCGCTATGATATGGCGATGCTTTCGTTCGACTGTGCCTGCATGTTGGGGAGTACAAGGTGGGCTTGTAAAATATTGAATACCCAGTCTATTGAGTAAGGAACGTAGACCGATATATTCACCGCCACCAATACTGTAGACAGAACGACTTGAAGTATTAAAGTACCGCTCAACCTGATTTTTAAAGTTATCAAAGATGACAGTAATATCAGATTTTATTTTAAGTGTGAAAAGCCAAGAGTACTTTGTGAAGTGATCGACAAACACAACATAATAACGAGCCTTATCAAAGGACAAAATAGGAGAAGTTCCCCATACATCTAAATAAAGAATATTAAAAGGTCGAACactttttaaagtatttattccAAATGCAAGCCGTTGACAAGaagggttgctctgatggtaagcaacctccgctttcaaccaaaaggttgtgagttcgagtcaccccaagagtaaggtggagagttcttggagggaaggatggcgagggtctattggaaacagcctctttacctcatggtaggggtaaggtctgcgtacacactacccttcccagaccccactagtggaattatactgggttattgttgttgttgtagtattcCAAATGCAAGCCGATGACTCTTATTACATAAGAAAGAATCACAAAAGGTAAAGGACTTGTACATAAAGACTAGAAGATTCAATGACAAGACAATTAATTTTGTGATGCGAGGTTGAGTATGACCAAAGCGAGCATGCCACAGATGTAGTGGTGGAAGACTGGTTGAGTGGAAGGTGGTGATGGCCATTCATATAGATCCCCATTATTCTGGCCTTGAAGAAGTGATGCCCCCGTTTCAGATCCTCACAAGAAAAGAATATGGAAATAATTCAATAGAGGTATTATTTAGTTGACAAAATTTGGCTACTGAAATCAGATTTTTTCGTATGTAAGGTGCACACAAGACATTATTTAGCACAAATAGATTAGTGGAGTTAGATTTTGAGAGAGTAGTATGTCCTATATGTGAAATAGGGATACCATTATCGTCACCAATGATAACTTCATCCGTCCCCGTGAAGTCAGATGTATACGTAAGACTTTGTGGATCATTTTTTAGTGGTGAGAAGCACCCGAGTCGATCAGCCAACTATTATTTGGTAAGTTATTACGAGCAGCAAAATTGGCTTGCATTTCGGCAGCTGAGTGAGACTTTGAGCGACAAACTTTAGCGTTATGGCCAAATTTATCACAGAGTTAACATTGCACCCATTGATTATTGGATTGCCTTGGTGGATATCCATTTTGTTGTCTGTGTTGGTTGACCAACTGTCCATTCGTGAGGATGGCCTGCGGTTGCTATTGAAGTTGTTACCACGAGGTCGATTATTCGAGGAGCTTCTCTGGTTAAGTTGAGCAGTGATAGTGAGTTGTTCCTTTTTAGCATTTTCATGTTTAGAGAACACTTCATGACCAAGTAGTTTGTCATATAGTTCTTCAAAGCTGATAAATATGTCTCGGGCTCGGATGGCTGCTGAGATTTTCTTATATTCTGGACCTAGACCACTAAAAACTTTGATGGTCAACTCCTCACTGGTAAGAGGGGATCCTGTCGCTGCCAAGTTATCTGCTAGAGATTTGATTTCACCAATAAAGTCAGCAATTGATCTGGAATTTCTTCGAAGTGTGGATAGTTGTTCCCACAGGCCAAAAATTTGAGCTTGGGATTTGTTTGCGTATGTAGTGTGAAGGCTCTGCCACACAATTGCTGATGTGGTGGTATTGGCAATAAATGGTACTATTGTACAGTCCACAAAAGCCATGATTGCATTTCGAAGAAGGCTATTATGCCTCGTCCAAATTTTGTACGCTGGGTTGGGTGTAACTGAACCATCTGTTGTAGTAAGGAACTGTGGCGGACACTTCTCTGCACCATCAATATATCCCATCAGATCATATCTGATGAGAAGGGTAGAAAGTTGAGCCTTCCATGTCAAAAAATTGTGACTGCCAGTGAGCTTGAGAGGCAATTGCGAGGCAGGATTGATGGTGATTAGCTGAGTTTGTTGTGGAGGGTTGCTGCCACCAGTAGCAATGACAACAATGACTTTGGAGTTTGAAGGAGACGTTATTGTTGGCTGATTCGCAACTGGTTTTGATTCTGATTTGATTTTGAGAAAAGGCAAAGTGAAgtgaattggggggggggggggggggatgaggTTCGCAGGATCAAGCTACTCGTTAGAGTTTTTCAATGATCTAAAACCATAATGAATCTCAGTATCTGTAGGAAAAGGATTATTTTTATTGCCTCATATGTACAATTTATATAGTTAATTCAGAAGGTTTCAATCTAAATTAGATAAGTACAACAGAGATATTCACAAGAGTTTGAGTGTGATTATAACTAGGACTCTAGCTAATGTAACTTAAAGTAAATGGATCACGTTGATGAGAATGATATGTTAGGATTTGGATTATCCTTATCAATAAGGAATTCTTGTTATATTATTATAACATTTCATAAGAAAAGTTTAGAAATttaattcaaatatttttttcttgATGCCAATTTCTAAATATAATTTGTTTGTCGAGTGATGCTAAGTTGCTAACCTTATCAAAGAAGAAGATTGAAAAGGTTAGATACAACTTGAGCACCTTAACAAATTTtgccaaaaattatattttagaaAGCATCAGCTGAGAATTGACGTGCCATCTTTGCAAATATCTTGAACATTTTTTGGTTAAGTTTTTGTAAATATCATGGATTAAACAATTTAAATTTCGAAATGAAGATAacagcctatatatatatatatatatatatatatatatatatatatatatatatatatatagagtgtgtgtgtgtgtatggggGGGTCATGCGTCATCCTCACCCAACCACACAAAAATAAAGGCAGCCGAATGCACAAAGCATTCTGCGTTCATACAAGGTCCGACGAAGGACCGTATTTCAATGGGTGTGATGTAGGTAGCCTACGTTGATGCCAGGGGCGTATGTAGTATATATGTGACAGGCTTAACTGAACCCATAACGTAACTTTCGACGCAGAGCATAAATTTATATGCAAAATCTACTTAAATTGCAATAAATAGTAGATTTGAGtctataactttaaaaatataacaaattcaatGATAACAATTTTAAAGGTTGAAATCATATAGTTTAAATCCTGAATTTGCATGTGATTGATGCAAACATTAATGACTGATTCCACGGTTTAAACCAGTGACTTATTCACACGAAGACAACTTTACATTTGCCCAAAGGTTCCTCTTCCGCCCAACCACAACAGTTTAATTAAAAAATGGGAATCATGTAAGATTTTAAATGTAAAGTCATTTTATGAATTAAAACACAAATATTAAAGTGCAAAGTCCTTGCACATCTTTGAACATGGCTGAGTTTAAAAGAGTCATGGCTGGCGTCTTATGAGATGCACTTAATATCAAATACATAATTGGTAGTTAGTGGTACTCTAGTAATGTGAATTCATTATTTTAAAGTATTGGTTGTTGTTGCTTCTTTTGGAAATTGTCCTTCCCGGAATATACCATTTTGGACACGACAGGTGCTCATTTCtactttaaaaaattaaaaatatttgttCTCTAACTTGCAATGTGGAATTAATTTATTCCATTTGCATGTTCATTTTGCAATTATTAATTCGTGGATGaccttttaaaatataaatattctgTCACTTTTAAAGCGCGtcaatatttaaattgggaattgGTGGGGTATGATTATTAAATAAGTCTATCTAGTGAATTGTTCAAACAAAGCAATTATTATTTATCCGACTCGGTTTATTAATATGTAATATAAAGAGAGTTGGTATTATAAGTGCGTAACATGCTTCTTGTAGTAAACAACTCCTCGTAGATACTTTTTAAGCAAGAGATTAATTATCAAAGTAGATGATTACTACTTAATTAAGTGATCCAAGTTTTGACACGGTTTAGCTTGACTAATATATTCTGCAATAGAACTCCCTAGAAATGCAAATACAATAAACAATCTTACAtctgtaaatattattttatactcaataagtttgacttttgcaaaCCACTACGAAGAGATGGAGTAGGATAAAGTTTCTCATTTATAAATAAGATTTTTTTAATTGTACATTAAATCACGAATCTTGCTACTTCAAATGAGgtattaaaaaaagaaaacaaaagtaaACTCCTTGGCATTTTCAACTTACTGTTGTAAGAGCCAACGTGCGAAGGGAATCCTTTATATTGAAGGTCGAATAGAATGGTGACACGTCAACAAGTTAAATGTAGTTAAGAGTGACGTATTGTAAGAGACAGATATGTGATGAACAATCACGTGCCGGAAATATCGTGCTATCGTGGAGCACGTGATTGAATGACCGGGAATTTGACTTCCATTTATGATTTGATGGTTGTAATTGTAAGTTCGTAACTATTATGTTactaattccttttttttttctttatgtaTGACATTAACATTGAAACTTTGACTAATTCGAATTAgtatttgtttacccgaaaaatcgaataTAGTTAAATTTGTACATGGTTCTAATGACACGTGATAAATCTTGATATAAATTGTAGAGTGAAATACAAAAATCTCTATTCTTGGCAAATGGAATGAAATATAAGACAGGAAAGAGGAAAATGTTCAAAAACCAGCTGCCTTTCAATGTGCCAACCTCCCCCTCTTATAttgggggatcctactttatgtataataataatatatagtggaggacccacgatgaattatctttttctcgatttccgccaagattctctcccataatgcggttgcaacggctcttgtctgcgagctcgatactggcccGAGCTCGATATTgcatcgagccctcggccttggttagagctcgattctgacttggggtcttgatattcggggtgagtgttggtcggtctatccatcttcgataatctccgctttgcctcgtagttcaATTTGGATATGAGTTCGATAACGATACCGACCTTGTCATTGATCtgtcttagagctcgaagctcgacgcccttacttcggacctcgaccgagcttgtcatgcaaataccctttgatcgaagcattatcgtctcgaccagtccgtacgactgactcaatcggttttgaccgtacacagatagtcccctggtttctcggaaaaggatgtggcgagaaacgatatgatttcccaacagctcgatcagatatatacTGACGTTTACGTCGATCCCGACCAcgacgtatgtgatagttgtcccatcggttcgattttaccaaggcatttaatgtgtgtcagatggtggtcggccacctctgatactgaaccgtcattgcttcaatctataaatagccttttcttccaccattcatcacttttacgtcttcaatcttccaaattttctgaGTTTTCTGCCTGTAAATCTGCGAGTTTTACTGCAAACTCTTTTTTAAAACACCAAATACCTCCGTTCTTTGTTCACGGAATTTTAAATGGAAAAAACGTCTAAAACTGTTCCGCAAAAAGAGGCTGCTTCTTCATCTCGACCTGTTGGTGGCAAGGATGTGGAAGAGCcccgccctgaggaattcgttctgGTAGGGTGTTCGACTGTAGGCGGTTTTAAAATTGAAAGGCCTTCTCCgataccgggtcggtgtgagccgatgtcgaggtaccaatgttcaattaccgaaaaagttctcgataaagtcatacaagaatgcaactgggataaTAAACTCGTAGTAATCTCATCGCCTGACGGATCGGTTACTACCCACGTTGAAGgattcttaagtgtttacacttatgcTTTCACGTTGGGACCTCTAGACCCTATCATTGTTGCCTTTTATAAAAGGTACGATGTGACCCTCAGCCAAATCCACCCTTccttttggagaatagtgattcttcttcgatttttctcgagcaaggtcgaggggcgtatcttcaccctcgatcatcttatgcgcctTTACAGTCCCGGACTTTATCTAggagggttgatcaagcttgctcaccgagcaaccaaagcgccattctcgagcatagacgagacccgggatcggggttggatgggccgttttgtTCGAATCAAAACCTCGGACTTGATCCCTACCGATGACTTGCCATTTCCCAAGAGatggaatatgagccgtgagtaaatgtttctctttgcccgttttgattttgtgattgccttttattttgttgatccatttttctttccttatcacagTCGTAGCTCAAATGCTGGAACCGATCTTGGATCTTAGATAATGGGTCGAAAATCTGGtgttgcagagaccgtactcTGAGTGTGCTTGGGTCAAATTATCAAAgagtcgatgggaggcccgcagtCATGGTAAATCCTTTTGTCAATTTGTCTCTTCATCCGTTTGTATGGTAAATCTCTCTCTTCCATTTTTTAGGACTCgggaaagatgtagtcatgaggccCTCATCTAGTGGCGAAGAAGTTCATGCCCTGAAGCAggtaaaagaaaggaagagaaaagacgtaTCGGGCTCTCCGGGCTTGGAAAAGAAGAAACCAGCTAAGAGACCTCGAAAGCCGAAGGGGGCTCTAGTGTTATGTCTTCGAAAGTGGCTCGACATTTAAGGGGCGAGCCCGAAGAAGGAAAGGAGAATTTAGCCTGCatacgggctaatgttgtgattcaaTAAACTTCCAATTTGGTGGAAGCGAATCAGGGAACCTTGGCCATAATCCCAGAACAAGAAGAAACCGAGATTATTCCTTCTCGAGCTAAGATGATTGAAAGGGATACCGAGGGTGGATCTTCTCGAAcagtagaagatatttcaaaGGATGAGTTCGGGATAGTTGATATTggcggatcccctcagattttggatgccatgattcgagaggccgtcatgttggaggatcggtcctATGAGGGTATTCACGAGTCGGCTAATATCCATGGTTTTCTGGAGGGGCTTGAGTCAGGTACCTCGGAGGAGGTTACCGGTTTTGGTGGAATGCCGGTACCTAAAAAAGCATCGTGGTCGGGTTCTACCGAGCCTTCATCGATTCATAAACTGGTGGGCCAATTTCCGGCCCCGAGTATCGATCCCGACCGAAGGCGGAAGATAGTGTTCTCTGTACCTGCggatacccgaattttttcttcccctgtgaggattgctagttaccttcggtccttggtgaccgaagaagatcaatcagtgatgaatgcggtggggcctgcctgtctcttcaacgaggcccaacatgctttgaatcgggtaactctgaTGGCGTTTTTGCCATTTCTTTTACACATAAAAttgtaggtaattctaatgtttctccttttgtttgcaggcttcggtgttgcatcacgaggcctttcttcgaatccgggaggagcatgaTGCCCAGGTTCGaagcctcactgagaagagtgactcgtacaagctccttagtgaaaaacttcgagcagatttgacagcggctcgggaagagcatgaggagatggctgagcagtTATTCCGAATGTTctatgatagtgaagatgaaaaagagataaccactaacgatccgattctgcaggttcggcagaggatcgagcagattagatggcttaactcacaggtagatgCGCTACTGGCTAAGGCAtaagaatttaaaaagtgtatGGA
It includes:
- the LOC138894821 gene encoding uncharacterized protein — translated: MGYIDGAEKCPPQFLTTTDGSVTPNPAYKIWTRHNSLLRNAIMAFVDCTIVPFIANTTTSAIVWQSLHTTYANKSQAQIFGLWEQLSTLRRNSRSIADFIGEIKSLADNLAATGSPLTSEELTIKVFSGLGPEYKKISAAIRARDIFISFEELYDKLLGHEVFSKHENAKKEQLTITAQLNQRSSSNNRPRDVWGTSPILSFDKARYYVVFVDHFTKYSWLFTLKIKSDITVIFDNFKNQVERYFNTSSRSVYSIGGDYVFPFTNYQNTLPRVNSAKLESWLIHTTESSPTTREVTTPSTSFFPDDIPTVPANRVPYNSALASFELVVSPSQVTSSPLSAPLPIHLIPTSTVNVTGTEASRPEYSTQSQTFPLLVPASQTLLSNQPASSLNRPLDVNNAFLQGSLHDTTFMKQPQGFVVHRFLDHVCLLKKAIYGLHQAPRAWYMELRSYLLSSGFNNAHSDTSLFTYHCGNSQYNVQSIISKLASLFSLKDLGSLHYFLGVEVTPYNGGLILTQHKYIFDILERHNMLDAKGVSTPLSSSSALSLNDGSAPTDAKEYRRAIGTLQYLSLTGSDICFATNKLAQFMHSPTVTHWQAVKRLLKYLKHIITYGLHFNKSSSLSLTSFSDADWTGSHDDRMSTIAYLIFLGSNPISSSSKKQRTVARLSTKSEYKAVAITIAEINWLSNLLHELSLIQLKLPVVYCDNIGATYLCKNLVFHSRMKHVAIDFYFVRGQVSKGEIVVKHIPTGEQVADPLIKALPKRQFFQQVNKIGLLSIEPILRGMIRVIQILIDHSHQHDPYTLSYIS